Proteins encoded together in one Carya illinoinensis cultivar Pawnee chromosome 3, C.illinoinensisPawnee_v1, whole genome shotgun sequence window:
- the LOC122302544 gene encoding xyloglucan glycosyltransferase 4-like has protein sequence MVPNSVVVTIEKPSNFSLLEVNGSDSSLFRDKQKAASPKQFSWVLLLKAHRFLTGLSWLAMAFKATFASVKKRIALSDLSEEEPKSRGRLYRFIKAFLLISILALVLEVVAHFKKWNLQMIQPWEVQGLVQWSYVAWLSFREAYIAPFVILLSNFCIVLFLIQSLDRLVLCFGCFWIKYKKLKPKIEGETYETEDSSSFPKVLVQIPMCNEREVYAQSIAAACELDWPTDRLLIQVLDDSDDGNLQLLIKNEVSSWHEKGINIVYRHRLIRTGYKAGNLKSAMACDYVKDYEFVAILDADFQPNPDFLKLTIPHFKGNPELGLVQARWSFVNKDENLLTRLQNINLCFHFEVEQQVNGFFLNFFGFNGTAGVWRIKALEESGGWLERTTVEDMDIAVRAHLNGWKFIFLNDVKVMCELPESYEAYKKQQHRWHSGPMQLFRLCLPAIITSKISMWKKANLIFLFFLLRKLILPFYSFTLFCIILPLTMFIPEAEVPIWVICYVPIFMSLLNILPSPKSFPFLVPYLLFENTMSVTKFNAMVCGLFQLGSSYEWVVTKKTGRSSESDLLAFAERESKSSGEEKILRRHSESGLELLSKLKEQNVPSVKKRNKLYRKELALAFLLLTASVRSLLSAHGVHFYFLLFQGLSFLVVGLDLIGEQLS, from the exons ATGGTTCCCAACTCTGTTGTGGTCACGATTGAGAAGCCTAGCAACTTCTCTTTACTCGAGGTCAATGGTTCCGATTCATCATTGTTCCGGGACAAACAGAAGGCTGCAAGTCCCAAGCAGTTTTCATGGGTTCTTCTTCTCAAAGCTCACAGATTTCTGACCGGTCTTTCATGGCTGGCCATGGCTTTCAAGGCCACGTTTGCTTCAGTTAAGAAACGCATTGCCTTGTCTGATTTAAGTGAGGAGGAACCCAAAAGCAGAGGAAGGTTGTACAGATTTATCAAAGCTTTTCTACTCATCTCAATTCTAGCTTTGGTGTTAGAAGTCGTTGCTCATTTCAAGAAATGGAATCTGCAAATGATACAGCCTTGGGAGGTTCAGGGTCTTGTGCAGTGGTCCTATGTGGCTTGGCTGTCTTTTAGAGAAGCCTACATTGCTCCTTTTGTGATATTGCTTTCAAATTTCTGCATTGTGCTATTCTTGATTCAATCTCTCGATCGGCTAGTTCTATGTTTCGGGTGTTTCTGGATCAAGTATAAGAAGTTGAAACCCAAAATAGAAGGAGAAACTTACGAGACTGAGGATTCATCAAGTTTCCCAAAGGTCCTGGTTCAGATTCCCATGTGCAATGAGAGAGAG GTGTATGCGCAATCAATTGCTGCTGCCTGTGAGCTCGATTGGCCGACGGACCGACTTTTAATTCAAGTCCTAGACGATTCAGATGACGGAAATCTACAGCTTCTGATAAAAAATGAAGTCTCCTCTTGGCACGAGAAAGGAATCAACATCGTATACAGACATAGACTGATCAGAACAGGCTACAAAGCTGGCAATCTAAAATCAGCCATGGCCTGTGACTATGTCAAGGATTATGAATTTGTTGCAATTCTCGATGCAGATTTCCAGCCCAATCCTGATTTCCTTAAACTGACAATTCCTCACTTCAAG GGAAATCCTGAGCTGGGTCTTGTCCAGGCTCGCTGGTCATTTGTGAACAAGGATGAGAATCTGCTTACAAGGCTCCAAAACATCAACCTCTGCTTCCATTTTGAGGTGGAACAGCAGGTGAATggtttttttctcaatttctttgGATTTAACGGAACGGCAGGTGTTTGGAGAATCAAGGCTCTGGAGGAATCAGGAGGCTGGCTGGAGAGAACCACTGTCGAGGATATGGACATTGCGGTTCGAGCGCACTTGAATGGATGGAAATTCATCTTCCTCAATGATGTCAAAGTGATGTGTGAATTGCCGGAGTCTTATGAAGCTTACAAGAAACAACAGCATCGCTGGCACTCGGGTCCCATGCAGCTCTTCCGCTTGTGCCTTCCTGCTATCATAACTTCCAAG ATATCGATGTGGAAGAAAGCCAACttgatatttcttttctttctgctAAGGAAACTTATACTTCCCTTTTACTCATTCACATTGTTCTGTATCATACTTCCATTAACCATGTTCATACCTGAGGCAGAAGTGCCTATTTGGGTAATCTGTTATGTCCCAATTTTCATGTCTCTTTTGAACATTCTCCCATCACCCAAATCTTTCCCTTTCCTGGTTCCATACCTACTGTTTGAGAACACAATGTCAGTTACAAAATTCAATGCCATGGTCTGCGGCCTGTTTCAGCTAGGAAGCTCTTATGAGTGGGTAGTGACCAAGAAGACAGGTAGATCATCTGAATCGGATTTGTTGGCATTTGCCGAGAGGGAATCCAAGTCTTCGGGTGAAGAGAAGATCCTTAGGAGGCATTCTGAATCTGGTTTAGAATTGTTGAGCAAACTTAAGGAGCAAAACGTCCCTTCTGTGAAGAAGAGAAATAAGCTCTACAGGAAGGAACTTGCGCTTGCTTTTCTTCTACTCACTGCATCTGTCAGGAGCCTCTTATCGGCACATGGAGTTCATTTCTATTTCTTGCTGTTCCAAGGGTTGTCTTTCCTGGTTGTGGGCTTGGATTTAATTGGAGAGCAGCTGAGCTGA
- the LOC122302579 gene encoding protein ALTERED XYLOGLUCAN 4-like, producing the protein MKFLSTLFQQKHQYGERERRPDMGRLVPFMLPSLFIATIFSLFLLYSPNPLAIISKQGLDSVPEQSHDYFEKQFQEHQHPDQKKKENCDLFKGHWVPESREHLYTNSSCATIPESKNCFKHGRKDRDFLNWRWKPDECELPRFDTKTFLQIMQQKKMAFIGDSVARNHVESLLCLLSQEEIPKDVYKDSEDRFRTWYFPRHNFTLMVLWSKFLIAGEERTINGTGSSVFDLQIDKVDIEWAKYLPDIDYAIISAGHWFFRVMYLHEGENITGCVYCNEPNVTGHDADFALRMAFRAAFSYINECKNCSAHLVTLLRTFAPAHFANGAWNTGGYCNRTAPFGETEIDLGRSYDWQVRNVQVEEYERARKVAEKQGKRFGVVDVTRAMLMRPDGHPGEHWGNKWKGGYNDCVHWCMPGPVDTWSELFMAVLRKEAGLT; encoded by the exons ATGAAGTTTTTAAGCACTCTTTTCCAACAAAAACATCAGTATGGCGAAAGGGAGAGACGCCCCGACATGGGGAGATTGGTACCTTTCATGTTGCCTTCTCTGTTCATAGCCACCATtttcagcctcttcctcctctattCTCCAAACCCTTTGGCTATCATATCCAAACAAGGCCTTGATTCTGTCCCAGAACAAAGCCATGATTATTTCGAAAAACAATTCCAAGAACATCAACACCCCGATCAGAAGA agaaagAGAACTGTGACTTGTTTAAGGGTCACTGGGTACCAGAATCAAGAGAGCATTTGTATACCAATTCAAGCTGTGCAACAATTCCTGAGTCGAAGAACTGTTTTAAGCATGGGAGGAAGGACAGGGATTTTCTCAATTGGAGATGGAAACCTGACGAATGCGAGCTCCCAAGGTTTGATACCAAGACCTTTCTGCAAATtatgcaacaaaagaaaatgGCATTCATCGGTGACTCGGTTGCCCGGAATCATGTGGAATCCCTTCTATGCCTCTTGTCACAG GAGGAAATCCCAAAAGATGTTTACAAGGATTCAGAAGACAGGTTCCGGACATGGTACTTTCCACGCCATAACTTCACCCTCATGGTCCTTTGGAGCAAATTCCTCATAGCCGGCGAGGAAAGGACGATAAATGGTACAGGGTCCAGCGTTTTCGACTTGCAGATCGACAAGGTTGACATCGAGTGGGCGAAGTACCTTCCAGATATAGACTATGCCATCATCTCGGCTGGGCACTGGTTCTTCCGAGTAATGTATCTCCACGAAGGGGAGAACATTACAGGATGCGTTTATTGCAATGAACCAAATGTAACTGGGCACGATGCAGACTTTGCTTTGAGAATGGCCTTTCGAGCTGCGTTTAGCTACATAAATGAATGCAAGAACTGCAGCGCTCACCTGGTGACATTGTTGAGGACATTTGCACCAGCTCACTTTGCTAATGGGGCTTGGAACACAGGAGGGTACTGCAACAGGACAGCTCCTTTCGGGGAAACGGAGATAGACTTGGGCCGGAGTTATGATTGGCAAGTGAGAAACGTTCAGGTAGAAGAGTACGAAAGAGCAAGAAAAGTGGCGGAAAAGCAAGGGAAGAGGTTTGGAGTTGTGGATGTTACAAGGGCAATGCTGATGAGACCGGATGGACACCCAGGAGAACATTGGGGCAACAAATGGAAAGGAGGCTACAACGACTGTGTTCATTGGTGCATGCCGGGCCCCGTTGACACCTGGAGTGAACTTTTTATGGCAGTTTTGAGAAAGGAGGCAGGGTTGACTTGA